CGTAAGGAGCCAGCGGCCGAAGGTGGGATTGATGATTGGGGTGAAGTCGTAACAAGGTAGCCGTAGGAGAACCTGCGGCTGGATCACCTCCTTTCTAGGGAGTAGATGCAAAGACCTCGGTCAATGCAAAACATCTACTGTAATTACTCGTAACCTATTCTCTGTTTAATTTTGAGAGACTAATAGTCTGAAAAATAAAATGACCAATTAATAACACTGAGCAGTGTTATTAATTGGTCATTTTATTTTTTTTGATTATCTTATTAATATTTTGTTATAATTTTTATAGAATGTGTCACCTGATTTAACTTTATATGAAGCAGCATATAAAGAGCTGCTACTAACTAAAGCTAAGGATAAAGCTAACAGAGTAGTTTTAAAATTTAATTTAATAAGAACGAGTCCTCATTCATAAGCCTGCGAGGTGAGTTGACGGATTCGGGTTAAAGGCACCCTGCTATAAATAAGAGATTCACCCCATAAGAAATCCCCCGTTCTCTATTTAGGAGATTCGGCAATGTAATATCTAAATTATAACATAAAACGACAAATTAATCTATGCTAAGAAATGGTTATATTGGGAACATATGAATAATTGGTTTTTATGTAAAATATGTGCTATAATATGTTATTTTATAAGATTAATCGAATACGATTTTGATTTCAAATATATAAATTTAAATTTGGTAAGGATGGTGTTTATGCAGTACGATGATTTAAAATTAAGTAATCATCTTTGTTTTAAAATTTACTCAGTATCTAAGGCTATGACTAGATTATATAAACCAATACTCCATAGTTTAAATTTAACTTATCCACAATATCTGGTTATGTTAATTCTATGGGAACATGAAAAGATATCATTTAAGAGTATGAGTAATAATTTAAAGATGAAAACAGGAACTTTAACTCCAATACTGAACAAATTAGAAAGTCAGGGACAGTTATGCAGAATAAAGGATGAAAAGGATGATAGAAAGGTTTATATTCACATTACTACAAAAGGTAAAGAACTTAAGGAGGAAGCTTCTAATGTTCCAAATGAAATAACTCGCACTACACAAGTTACAATGGAGGAGTATTTGGAGTATATGAAGGAATTTGATGCCTTATTGAAAAAAATAGATAAAATTGAGAACTATAGGTACTAATAAAGAAGTCAAAGGGTTACAAATAATTAAATTTAAATATGATAAAGGAGATGTAAACATGAAAATTCTAACTGGAGTAATAGGTGTAATGGGAGCTATTGTGATTTATATGGTGGTAAAAAACAATTTAACTCCAAATAATTTAGGGGTAACTAACGGAAAGTTAGCCCAAATGCCCAATAAACCAAATGCAGTCTCATCACAAACAGAAGAAAAAGATAAGAAAGTTGAACCACTTGAGTTTAAAGGAAATTTAAATGATTCAAAGCAGCAGATGATTAAAGTTATTGAAAACTATGGAAATGCTAAGATAGTTAAAAATGATACAAATTATATATATGTAGTTTTTACAACTGGAATAATGAAATATCATGACGATGTAGAATTTTACTTTGATGAAAGCAAAAAACTTATCCAAATTAGATCAGCTTCAAGGATTGGATATTCTGATATGGGGCTAAATAGAGAGAGGTATAACAAGTTAAGAGAATTATATTATAAATAAAATTTCAAGGAAGGATATATATATTTTTTCTAATGTTGGTAATACTATAAGAGTAACAAGTTAAAGCATATAATAGTTCCTTTCTGCCAAGAGTAATTAAGTGGAGGCGTTATTTTGGATAATGAAAATAATAGAGAAGTAAGAAAAGAAAAGCAAAAGGTTAGCAAAAAAACTTTTATAAGTGAGGTTCAGGAATTTAAAAAACCAGAAGATTATGAAGATGCTTTTAAAAAATATTATCCTAAGCAAAAATAAAATCCTTAAAAAATATATATAAGATTTTATGAAATATTGCCCTCACATAAAAAGTGAGGGTTTTATTATTTTAAAAAATAAATTAATTAAATTAAACTAAGTGAACAAATTTGAAAAATACGAAAGAGTTATTTGACATTAGCTGTAATTTTTTTATTAATAATTAATAAATTTACTCTTAAGAGCTGGGTTAGTTAGGATAAGTTTATGCAGGAAGAATCCCAAAAATGAATTAAGTGCTGAAGTAGGAAGAACTATAGATACAAATAGTATTAAAAATGGCGCTGGCAAACCAAATAGAATAAGGGCTGAACCTAGAAAAATGCTTCCACTTATTATAGTTCCAAGAAAATAAATACCTGTTAACTTAAGAGGAGAATCTGCTTTTGAGTTTTTATATATGACATATACAACCATTGAGGTTATTATCTTATCTATAATATTAGGTAATTGCCCACCAGGAAATGAGGTTGATAAGGCACATAAAACACCTGCTACGATTCCTGTAATAAAGGCGATTTTAAAATCTTTGGTTAAAATTATGGATAAGATCATAAATACTAATAAAAAATCTGGTTTTATTCCGAGGAATATACCTGGTGTAATTTGATGCAATATAAGACCTATTGCAAGGAATAGAGAAGTCATTACTATTTTATTTGTTTTCATAAAAATTAGCTCCTTTTCAAAATAATTTAGATGTATTGGTTTTGTTATTTTTCTAAGTGCAAGTATCTTTCAGTACATCAAATTAACCACCACCTTTCAGTTTATTTTTTAAAATAAAAAAAACCCCCGCCCTGTATTAGGGCGAAGGATATTCGCTGTACCACCTAAATTATGCTACAAAAAAAACGTGCATATTTAATCTTCAAGCACTAAAATGCTCTAGCCCTTTTAACAGTGGGCGTCCGGTAACTACTACTCTCAAAATCTGATTTCGGGTTACTTCTAGCAGGTCCATTCACTAAAGTTATCAATACTGAGATCACACTGTCCTCAGCTCTCTGAAATTGCATGGCTTTAACTACTCTTCCTGTTCAACGAATTTATAATATAAGAATGATTGTAGCATTAAAATAATTAAATGTAAATAGTATTTTTTATCTATTATTATTAATAATGTCAATTAAAATATTCATTCGCTCATGAATGTCTAGCTTTATGTTATCACGCTTATAATGAAAATCATTTGAATCTAATAAATAACTATGAGTTATACCAAAAAGTTTTTTGTTTTCCAAGATTCCTTTTGTAAGCATTTCTGACAGCTTTTCAATACTAAAGTACTCCAATCTTAACTCCTCATTTTCATTTTCTGCGTAAACTGGTAAAGAGGTTAAAACATTTTCGGTTACTTTGTACTCAGGTCTGTAAATATTATGAGATTCATACTTTATGGGGGATATTTCAAATAATATTTTTTCAGTATTATCATCTATTGAAAAATATCCTCCTCTGAAAGCTTCAATTGGCTCAATTCCTAATTTCAAAATATATTCGTAGCATTGTTTTATTATTAGCTTTTGTTCATCATAAGAGTACTTAGCTATTAAATCTTCATCCTTTTTTATGAAGGGGAAAAGCTTTTCTATAGAGTCCGGTAAATTATTCGGATGAATATGAAGGCCAAATATAACTTTGTAATTTTTCTTTATCTTTTCTATTAAATCTAACTCATTCATCATTTTAGCAAAAAATGGAGTTATAAATAAAAGGGTATATATGTTGTTGTCAGAATTCAATTTTAATAGTTTTTCTAAGTTTAGTACATTATTTTTTAAATTCTTATCAAAATTATATCCTTCACAATCAATAGTTAAAATAAAATCAAAATTAGTTTTTTTAATATAATTATCTAAAAAATATTTCATAAATCGAACAACTCCTAATATAACATTGCTAATTTACAATTTGCATTGTATAATCAAACTGTAGCAAGTAACAACTTAATTATACAATGCAAATTGTTACTTGTCAAAAGTTAGCAATAATCAGGGTTACACTATTCCTAATAGAATTTAAAGAAAAACAATCTCAAGTTCTATTCACTTCAAAAAAATCTTTTATTTTTACATCTAATTTTCAAAGATAGAAAAAGTTTAAAATTAAATAACTTATTGAAGCTATCAATTGATAGCTATTTTATTCACGAAACAAATAGGGGGAGGATGATATTATTGAAAACTATGGGTTTTCCAAGAATGCATAAAGAAATAAACGAGAAAAGAGATTTTTTGCCATCTTTTTTTGATACACTTAAAACTGAAAGAGTACAAATATTTCTTGAACAAGGATATGGTTCTGCTTTAGGTTATACACAAGAAGATTATTCAAATAATAACAAAAAAATACAATTTGTAACTAAAAAAGAATGTTATGAAAAAGATATAGTTGTTGTTTTAAGGTCACCAGAGTTTGAAGAAATTGAGTATATGAAAGAAGGAAGTACACTACTTAGTATGCTTCATTATGCAACTAGAGCAACTAGAGTTGAAAAGCTTAAAGAAAAGAGCATATTTGCAGTTTCTATGGATTCTATTAGAAATGATTTTCTTGAAAGAATGGTTGTAAATTATGAAGGAACTTCTGAAAATGGAATTAATTTGGCATTTACTGAGCTGGTCAAAAATTATGAAAATATCTGTATTGAAGAAAGAAAACCTATAATTGTTAGTATCATGGGAATGGGCAGAGTTGGTTTAACCGCTGCAAGAATGGCAGGAAAATATGGGAATAACAAACTTAATGAAGCTATACTTCAAGAGAAAACTAGAGGAGTAATTGTTAAGATGCTACCTAGAAATATAACCCATGATAAAAAACAGATGATAAAAATCCTGAAAAAGACAGACATTTTAGTAGATGCAACTACCAGAGGTGATGCAACAAAATATGTTGTCAGTAATGAATTATTAGGATATTTAAAAGAGCATTCTATAATCTTAGATTTAACAGCAGATCCATATTTAATTACGGCTAGTTATGTTCAGATAAAGGCAGTAGAAGGTATACCCCATGGAACATTAGATAAAAATGTTATTTACCCTAGTGATGAGGAGTATAGCACGGTGCCAAAGTGTTTACAAACACAAAATCGTAGAACAGTAGTAAGCTGTAATGCTTGGCCGGGGGTTACACCAGAGGCTTGCATGGATTTATATGGAAAACAGCTTATATATATTGTACAAAATCTTATAGGGTATTCTGTTGAAGATTTTGATTTAAGTAATAGTGATTATTTTAATAGGGCAATATACCGAGGGACAATTGAATGTTTTGAAAAAATCACAGATGACTATGGCAATGAAATGGTAAATATAGTAATATAAGATATTAGAAAATGTAAAATTCTATGCATCAGGCTATTAGAAAAAATTCTAATAAACTGGTGTTTTTTAGTGGAAAAGAATAATTTTTACGTTTATAATTAATTTAAAGTTATGGAATTAGGGGGGATGTTTATGTTGGGTACAATTGTAAACTCGTTATCAATATTAGTTGGGGGACTAGTAGGGTCACTATTTAAGAATAAAATTTCCAATGCATACAATGAGACGATTATGAAAGCGTTAGGACTATCTGTAATTCTTATTGGTTTAAAGAGTGCACTTCAGGTGAATAACATACTTCTATTAATTATTTGCCTTACATTAGGAACATTAATTGGTGAAATAATGAAAATTGAAAAGGGTATAGAAAATATCGGAGCCTTTCTAGAGCGAAGATTCTCAAAGCAAAAGGGCTTATCCAATGGATTTGTAACAGCTAGTCTGGTATATTGTGTAGGCGCAATGGCCATAATGGGCTCTTTAGAAAGTGGTCTTACTAATAATCATAGTATACTTTACGCTAAATCACTACTAGATGGTATATCTGCAATTATTTTTTCATCTTCTTTAGGAATAGGAGTATGTTTTTCGGCTATTTCAGTTTTTATATATCAAGGTATCATAACTTTAACCGCTTCACTTATGAAACAATTTTTGATAGCTTCTGTAGTAAATGAAATGTCTGCTATTGGGGGACTACTTATTGTAGCAATTGGCGCAAACATGCTGGATATTAAAAGAATAAAAGTTGGCAACATGCTTCCGGCTATTTTTATGCCTCTTTTATATTACATAATAAAAACCATTATTGGGTTTTAAATCAAGGAGTTTTTGATTCTTATGTGTATTTAAATGATAGATTAGAAGATGTTCTAGGGTAAGTTTGGACAAATCAGTTAAAAAATCTTATTATATGTATAAATGAAGTAGGAGCTAAATAATTAATTATTTAGCTCCTACTTCATTTATAGTAGATACATACGAAAAACACCATCAGAATATACTATCCCTCTACGAAAAACTCATCTTCATCACTATAGGGCATCTCTTTTTTACCAAGCAAACTGATAACCGCACCAGTAAGTTGTCCACATATGAAAGCTACACCTACAGTAACAAATATTCCGAGTAGCTGAATTTCAGCATTTCCAGTTATAAATATTGCCACTACGCCGCCAAGGATTCCAGGCATTCCATGTAAATTGTTAATTCCACAGGTATCAGTTCCCTTTATAAGCTTTTGAAGTTTAGGGGCAATGATACTGTAGCCAACTACACTAAGCGCTCCTGCAGCGATGCCTATAAGCATAGCATATCCAGGTGTTGTCATATCACAAGTAGAACCAATTGCCACTCCACCAGCAAGGGCAGCATTTGCTATATCTTCTATTTCTAGTTTTCCTCTGATTATCTTTGAGAATATGTATGTTGCGAGTGTTGCACCACATAGTGCAAAAATAGTGTTTATTGCAGTTAATACAACTCTTTCTGGAGCTACTATTGCACTTGTAAAGGATGGCCAGAAAAGCCATAATATCATACTTCCAAGTAGACAAAGCTGATTAGAACTTTTATTATTTTCACAAATAACATCATCTTTAAATTTAGAAAAGGTATTTGCTACAACCCCAAGTCCAAAGTAGGCACCAAAAGCATGTATAACAATTGAACCACCAGTATCAAGAAAGCCTTTAAATATACCGCTTTCAAGTACAAGCCATTCATTAAATATGTAAGCTGGTACAAATAATAATCCCATTATAATATATTGATCCATTTTTAAACGTCCAAGAGGAGCACCAATTGCTATAAGCAAACTTGCAGCAGCAAATTCTGCAAAAATAAGAGTATCAATGCTTATAGTTGACATAGAAAAACCTTCTCCACCAAAACTCTTTATGATCATATACATTGGGATAGCTATACTTACTACAAGAAATGTTGCAGTAATTGAAGTATAGCCGTGATTTCTTATGAAAACCATAAGGAAACCAAAACCAACAAGTAGCATTGCTAAAATATGAATAGAACGCTCATATTTTAACGTATCAAAAATGGTACTATTTTGCAGGGTTGTTTGATGAACTGTGCTACTTTCAGCATTAATTGCTGACATACTAGTTGACACGTTGTGATTTATGCTGGGTATTAAAATGAGTGCAGCACCTATAAAAAACAACAATAAAAATATTAATAAACCTTTGTTTACATTGGTTTTAGGAGCGATCTTAACCCCTTCTTTTGTAGATAATTGAGCCATTATTTTCCCCCTATTAATATGTTTTTATGAAGTTATAAATGTTTTTATTTTAAAGAATAATTTATATGCATATAAATTAGAAAAATTGAGACAAAAATGTCACTACTGTGACACGTTTGTCTCACCGAGGTATAATAACATTTTTCTTCTTATAAGAAAAGTATGATTTAAGCCCTTAAGGCGATGAAAACGTTTAAATATTGTCGAATTAGGAGATAAGCATTTGTTTTCTTAGAATTGTTAAATTTACATATTTTCCAGTTGTTTTTTCTTGAAATTAGGATTATAATATTTATTAACATTAAAATAATGGTTTCATATTCTAAACTAAACAATTAAAATAATAAAAGCTGTGATGAGAACCAGTAGTAAAACAGTTTCTTTTACAGAGAGCTCCCCTAGCTGAGAAGGAGCAAAGAATAGTATTATGAATACATCTCTGAGCTGCACACCAAATCCACTGAAGATTTATCTTTATGTGGTAGTAGGCTGTTGCCGGAATCCTTGCATCCGTTAAAGTGCTATAGTATAAGCGCATATTTGTGCCGTACTTTAAGAGGTTAATGTGGTAACATATTAATAAATTGGGGTGGTAACACGGGATTTTACTCTCGTCCTCTAGATTTTCTAGAGGATGGGAGTTTTTTGTTTTTTGAAATTATAAAAAATAGGAGGAATTAAAATGATTAATATTAATGAACAAATCAAAATTATATCCAAAGGCACAACTGAGATAATAGACCAAGAGGAGTTAAGGCAAAAACTTATTAAAGCAGGCGAGAGTAATAAGCAGCTTATAGTGAAGCTTGGACTAGACCCCACCGCACCAGATATTCATTTAGGACATACGGTAGTATTAAGAAAGGCGAGGCAAATACAGGATTTAGGCCATAAGGTTATTATAATTATTGGAGATTTCACTGGGATGATAGGGGATCCCTCAGGAAGATCAAAAACTCGAAAGGAGCTAACTCAAGATGAAGTATTGTTAAATGCTGAAACTTATAAAAAACAAATGTTTAAAATACTAGATCCAGATAAAACAGAGGTTAAATTTAATAGTGAGTGGTTATCAAAATTGAATTTTAAAGATGTTATTACATTAGCTTCAAAATACACAGTAACCAGGATGCTGGAAAGAGAGGACTTTAAAAATAGGTACAAAGCACAGCAATCAATTGCAATTCATGAATTTATGTACCCTTTAATGCAGGGATATGATTCCATAGCAATAAAAGCGGATATTGAACTTGGTGGAACAGACCAACGGTTTAATATTTTAATGGGAAGAACCCTTCAAAAGGAATATGGCGAAGATAAACAAATTTCAATATTCATGCCTCTTTTAGAGGGAACAGATGGAGCCTTAAAGATGAGCAAAAGTCTTGGAAACTATATTGGAATAGATGAGAACTGTAATGATATGTATAGTAAAGTTATGTCCATTCCAGATGAATTAATTATAAAATACTACGATTTGGCTACTGATATTCATCCAGATGAAATACAAGAAATTGCAAGACAATTAGAAAGTGGTAAAATTAATCCAAGGGATATAAAGATGAAACTTTCTAAGGAAATTGTTAAATTATATCATGGGAGGGTAGCGTCTGAGGGGGCCCAGGAGTACTTTAAAACAGTATTTCAAAATAAAGATATCCCAGATGATATTAAAGAAATAGTGATTATAAAGAACTCTACCATAAATGAACAAAGTACTATTTTAAAAATAATTACTGACATGGGGTTCGCTAAAAGCAATAGGGAAGCAAGACGTCTTGTTGAGCAAGGAGCAGTGAAAATAAATGGAGAAAAAATCTCCATAGATAACGTACTTGATTTAAGTGACGGAGATGTAATACAATGTGGTAAAAGAAATTTTGTGAAAATTATTATGGTTAATTAAGGACCGCCATTGAGGGTGGTCCTTACCTTTTTAAAAGCTAAATCATTTAAAAAAGTGGGTACGCAGGAAATATATACCTCTAGACTAAATAATAGGACATATGCTACAATACATGTACAATACGTGTACAAAGTATGTACAAAATATGTTTACAAAAGCTAAAAAAATTATCAGGGGGTAACTAATGAGGAAAAAAATTAATATTAAAAAACTTCTATTAACGTTTATAGGGTTTTTGATTGTAGGTGGAATTACAATTGAAAATCCTATTTTTTTGGTGGCTTCAGCTGCAGAGCTAATACCACAGGTTTCAATTGTTTCGCTAGACCATGTTCCATTTGTTGAGGGAGACAATAATGAGTTTTATATAGCTTCCAAGGATTATACTGGTAAGGTTCAGTATCAACTATTCTATACTTGTGAAACAACTATGGGGAGCAAATGGCAATTAATCAATAACATTGATATGTCAAATGGGTGGACAAGACCTGTAGATGCTTTTCAACCTCAAAAGGTAGATATTAGTAATTTAAAGTTGAGTGCAGATTATTATAGATTTGCCATAAGAGTTAAAAGAGTTGGAGTAAAAGGTGCATATAGTAATTCCTATGGAGATTACGATAGCGCTTATCCATTCACCATGGATGTTCTAAAAACTTCGGAAATTAATTTAAATGGGAACATGATAATTAATAAAAATAACTTGACCAACAGTGATAGCTTAGTGATTCAAGGGACAAGTACAGATACATCAAATATACAATATAAGCTCCATTTATATGATGTTAAAAATAATAAATGGATGACTAATCTAACAGAGTATAGTGATACTATAAAATACAATCTAAGTAAGATTCCAGCTGGAACATACATAGTGGATGTCTGGGGAAAAAATGTTGGTTCAACTAATAAATATGATGGTTGGAAACTAAGTGTTATCAATGTTATAAATGAGACTATACCTAAAGTTGACATAGTGTCTTTAGAGCATTATCCCTTTGTAGAAAAAGATAATAATGAATTTTTTATAAGTTCTAAGGAGTACAGCGGACTGGTTCAGTATCAATTATTTTATACTTGCGACGCAACTATGAACGGTAAGTGGGAATTAATTAACAATGAGGACATGGTAAGTGGCTGGACAAAAGCTACAAATGCCAAGGAGCCTGTTAAAGTAGATATTAGCAATCTGAATTTGAAACCCCAGTCTTATCGCTTTGCAATTAGGGTAAGAAGATCCGGAGTACCGGGTAAATATAAGAATCAATATGGTGATTATGATGATGCGTATC
This DNA window, taken from Clostridium estertheticum, encodes the following:
- a CDS encoding MarR family winged helix-turn-helix transcriptional regulator: MQYDDLKLSNHLCFKIYSVSKAMTRLYKPILHSLNLTYPQYLVMLILWEHEKISFKSMSNNLKMKTGTLTPILNKLESQGQLCRIKDEKDDRKVYIHITTKGKELKEEASNVPNEITRTTQVTMEEYLEYMKEFDALLKKIDKIENYRY
- the tyrS gene encoding tyrosine--tRNA ligase: MININEQIKIISKGTTEIIDQEELRQKLIKAGESNKQLIVKLGLDPTAPDIHLGHTVVLRKARQIQDLGHKVIIIIGDFTGMIGDPSGRSKTRKELTQDEVLLNAETYKKQMFKILDPDKTEVKFNSEWLSKLNFKDVITLASKYTVTRMLEREDFKNRYKAQQSIAIHEFMYPLMQGYDSIAIKADIELGGTDQRFNILMGRTLQKEYGEDKQISIFMPLLEGTDGALKMSKSLGNYIGIDENCNDMYSKVMSIPDELIIKYYDLATDIHPDEIQEIARQLESGKINPRDIKMKLSKEIVKLYHGRVASEGAQEYFKTVFQNKDIPDDIKEIVIIKNSTINEQSTILKIITDMGFAKSNREARRLVEQGAVKINGEKISIDNVLDLSDGDVIQCGKRNFVKIIMVN
- a CDS encoding tryptophan transporter, translated to MKTNKIVMTSLFLAIGLILHQITPGIFLGIKPDFLLVFMILSIILTKDFKIAFITGIVAGVLCALSTSFPGGQLPNIIDKIITSMVVYVIYKNSKADSPLKLTGIYFLGTIISGSIFLGSALILFGLPAPFLILFVSIVLPTSALNSFLGFFLHKLILTNPALKSKFINY
- a CDS encoding DUF1499 domain-containing protein: MKILTGVIGVMGAIVIYMVVKNNLTPNNLGVTNGKLAQMPNKPNAVSSQTEEKDKKVEPLEFKGNLNDSKQQMIKVIENYGNAKIVKNDTNYIYVVFTTGIMKYHDDVEFYFDESKKLIQIRSASRIGYSDMGLNRERYNKLRELYYK
- a CDS encoding ammonium transporter, which gives rise to MAQLSTKEGVKIAPKTNVNKGLLIFLLLFFIGAALILIPSINHNVSTSMSAINAESSTVHQTTLQNSTIFDTLKYERSIHILAMLLVGFGFLMVFIRNHGYTSITATFLVVSIAIPMYMIIKSFGGEGFSMSTISIDTLIFAEFAAASLLIAIGAPLGRLKMDQYIIMGLLFVPAYIFNEWLVLESGIFKGFLDTGGSIVIHAFGAYFGLGVVANTFSKFKDDVICENNKSSNQLCLLGSMILWLFWPSFTSAIVAPERVVLTAINTIFALCGATLATYIFSKIIRGKLEIEDIANAALAGGVAIGSTCDMTTPGYAMLIGIAAGALSVVGYSIIAPKLQKLIKGTDTCGINNLHGMPGILGGVVAIFITGNAEIQLLGIFVTVGVAFICGQLTGAVISLLGKKEMPYSDEDEFFVEG
- a CDS encoding DUF554 domain-containing protein, producing the protein MLGTIVNSLSILVGGLVGSLFKNKISNAYNETIMKALGLSVILIGLKSALQVNNILLLIICLTLGTLIGEIMKIEKGIENIGAFLERRFSKQKGLSNGFVTASLVYCVGAMAIMGSLESGLTNNHSILYAKSLLDGISAIIFSSSLGIGVCFSAISVFIYQGIITLTASLMKQFLIASVVNEMSAIGGLLIVAIGANMLDIKRIKVGNMLPAIFMPLLYYIIKTIIGF
- a CDS encoding alanine dehydrogenase, translated to MGFPRMHKEINEKRDFLPSFFDTLKTERVQIFLEQGYGSALGYTQEDYSNNNKKIQFVTKKECYEKDIVVVLRSPEFEEIEYMKEGSTLLSMLHYATRATRVEKLKEKSIFAVSMDSIRNDFLERMVVNYEGTSENGINLAFTELVKNYENICIEERKPIIVSIMGMGRVGLTAARMAGKYGNNKLNEAILQEKTRGVIVKMLPRNITHDKKQMIKILKKTDILVDATTRGDATKYVVSNELLGYLKEHSIILDLTADPYLITASYVQIKAVEGIPHGTLDKNVIYPSDEEYSTVPKCLQTQNRRTVVSCNAWPGVTPEACMDLYGKQLIYIVQNLIGYSVEDFDLSNSDYFNRAIYRGTIECFEKITDDYGNEMVNIVI